In the Limnochordia bacterium genome, GTTGAGCCCCGTCAAAGGGTGAAGCCATATGTGAGGTTTCAATCCACGCCTCCGCGTGGGAGGCGACCAAGGGGATACCTAATGGGTCTCTCAGTAACATAAGTTTCAATCCACGCCTCCGCGTGGGAGGCGACCCTCTCCTGTCCAGACCTCGCCGTCTTTCTCCAAATGTTTCAATCCACGCCTCCGCGTGGGAGGCGACTTGATTGCAAGCTTTAATTGTAATCCTTGTTCTTGTTTCAATCCACGCCTCCGCGTGGGAGGCGACTATTTGAGCCAAGATGCGTATGCGTCAAGTGTGGGTTTCAATCCACGCCTCCGCGTGGGAGGCGACTTCAGAACGGATTTGTCACCTTATAGTTATGTGCGTTTCAATCCACGCCTCCGCGTGGGAGGCGACCATCGAGGACTGCGTGTGCGATAATGGGCTTCCGGTTTCAATCCACGCCTCCGCGTGGGAGGCGACATAAGTTGGGATGGCAGCCGTAAGGTGCATGATAGTTTCAATCCACGCCTCCGCGTGGGAGGCGACCTTTCGGCCCCATATCCAGATCAAACATGTGATGTCGTTTCAATCCACGCCTCCGCGTGGGAGGCGACGACCTGGTCCTGGCAGAGGACTGGGTCAAACAGTTTGTTTCAATCCACGCCTCCGCGTGGGAGGCGACAAACTCAAGGTATCCGTCCCGCCAAGCTGGTTCGTTTGTTTCAATCCACGCCTCCGCGTGGGAGGCGACTGACATGCATCCAATCGATATATTTAGGATTGGAAGTTTCAATCCACGCCTCCGCGTGGGAGGCGACCATACTACCGACTACTTTGTAGACGGCGTACCGGTGTTTCAATCCACGCCTCCGCGTGGGAGGCGACGATTTTGGCCGAAACTTCCGCTACTGGCTTAGAGGTTTCAATCCACGCCTCCGCGTGGGAGGCGACGGAACCCATGATCTTTCAGGGTTCGGGCAATGTGTTTCAATCCACGCCTCCGCGTGGGAGGCGACCATACTGCCATGGCGAAGGCTATATATACACACCGTTTCAATCCACGCCTCCGCGTGGGAGGCGACGAGTAGTACAAGAAGTAGTAATAGAACAGCACAAGTTTCAATCCACGCCTCCGCGTGGGAGGCGACAATGTTATCAGTCTCAAATACTCCACCATCCTGATGTTTCAATCCACGCCTCCGCGTGGGAGGCGACTCACACTCATGCGTCGCGCTCCACGAGTTCTTCGTTTCAATCCACGCCTCCGCGTGGGAGGCGACAGAAGTGGAGATCGACGACGGCAACAGTAAACGAGTTTCAATCCACGCCTCCGCGTGGGAGGCGACTTACGTTCCTAGGTCCCTCCCCCCCATGTACCGGAGTTTCAATCCACGCCTCCGCGTGGGAGGCGACGCTTGATCAGATAACCATTACCCCGCAACCAGCTGTTTCAATCCACGCCTCCGCGTGGGAGGCGACGATGCTGTTCGATCTGTTCCCGACTCATAACAACGTTTCAATCCACGCCTCCGCGTGGGAGGCGACGCCCATGGAATACTGACTTCGATAGCATGGCGAAGTTTCAATCCACGCCTCCGCGTGGGAGGCGACGCGAAAGATAAATCTTAGTCACGCCCGCAAGGTTGTTTCAATCCACGCCTCCGCGTGGGAGGCGACAGATTACGAAGCTATGCACGACATAGGAAACGGCGTTTCAATCCACGCCTCCGCGTGGGAGGCGACTAGGGGGGGCTATTATTGTTTTCAGAATTATCTGTTTCAATCCACGCCTCCGCGTGGGAGGCGACCCCCCCAATCGGCGTATTTGCTACCGTCATAACCGTTTCAATCCACGCCTCCGCGTGGGAGGCGACGTAGATCGGCGCAAACGTTTTCCCTGCACCGGTGGTTTCAATCCACGCCTCCGCGTGGGAGGCGACCGTGCGGCGAGCGCAACCACCAGAAACTGGCTGATGTTTCAATCCACGCCTCCGCGTGGGAGGCGACTGGTTTTGACCGGGTAACAAGTCAAACCCAACCAGTTTCAATCCACGCCTCCGCGTGGGAGGCGACGGCCGTCCACGCCCAAGCGGTGCTTGCGGCTTGTGTTTCAATCCACGCCTCCGCGTGGGAGGCGACACAACTGATCGCCATGTACCCGATAGCGGTCCAAGTTTCAATCCACGCCTCCGCGTGGGAGGCGACGGTGAGGGCGTCGATTGCCTCCCGGATGTCGTCTGTTTCAATCCACGCCTCCGCGTGGGAGGCGACACGCATGGTCATCGGATGCCCAACAGCAAAAAACGTTTCAATCCACGCCTCCGCGTGGGAGGCGACAGCTATCCCAATTTGGACATCGCCAACCTAACCCGGGTTTCAATCCACGCCTCCGCGTGGGAGGCGACTTTTGACTGCGCAATTTGATGCACAGGAACCAGAGTTTCAATCCACGCCTCCGCGTGGGAGGCGACGGCCGTCCACGCCCAAGCGGTGCTTGCGGCTTGTCGTTTCAATCCACGCCTCCGCGTGGGAGGCGACGAGGTGACCTTTTTTACTCCCTCTTCTATTTTAGCGTTTCAATCCACGCCTCCGCGTGGGAGGCGACGATGACCCAGAGATAGTTAGGGAGGACCTGGGTGTTTCAATCCACGCCTCCGCGTGGGAGGCGACCTGTATGGCGTAAATTTCGTCAGCCCTGTTGCCATGTTTCAATCCACGCCTCCGCGTGGGAGGCGACGAATCATATTTGTCATCCTCCTAACGGTATTACGGTTTCAATCCACGCCTCCGCGTGGGAGGCGACAATTTCCCCACCAGCCCGAACTGGGCTAATACTGCGTTTCAATCCACGCCTCCGCGTGGGAGGCGACGCTTTGTAATTGTAGCTGATAATCGGAGACAAGTGTTTCAATCCACGCCTCCGCGTGGGAGGCGACCGAGGGGAATATTTCCGGTGGATGGTTGGAGGTCATGTTTCAATCCACGCCTCCGCGTGGGAGGCGACGGTGGGCAGATGACCGCCATCACAGTTATTACAGGTTTCAATCCACGCCTCCGCGTGGGAGGCGACGGATTCCTGTGTGTTCGACGACGAAGACACACCCCGGGTTTCAATCCACGCCTCCGCGTGGGAGGCGACGACCTGATCGTCAGGCAACTGGAAGAGCAGGCAAGGTTTCAATCCACGCCTCCGCGTGGGAGGCGACACCGGGCAACTGCCGGAGGGCGCGAGAGTAATACGGTTTCAATCCACGCCTCCGCGTGGGAGGCGACTTGCGGCCGCGGGCGAGCTGATCGCCCGCATCAAGGTTTCAATCCACGCCTCCGCGTGGGAGGCGACACACGATAGAGTTTAGATTCTTCCGCGGCACTCTGTTTCAATCCACGCCTCCGCGTGGGAGGCGACTGTATAGGCTGCTATTGTGCCCTGCACCTATGTTTGTGCAGCCGATTTAGCGAACCTATCGAAAGCGGGTTCATTTCCTAGCTTGAAATCAACTCGATAAGCCGTCAAACCCTTTGGTGAACGTTCCTGCGAACCCTCCGGGGATTCCATGATAGCTTGAGGTTCGCAACTCATACTATCAACGGTCCTTCCGGGTCATAAGTTGCCTTCGCTCCTACGTGCTCGACCCTGTTTCTCCAGTTTCTCCCTAGATAGTAATATCGAAGACTATCGTAGTCTGGATCAATAGTAGCTTCTAGTTTCGACCGCATCATGGTCCATTGTGCAGGATCAACCACGCATTCGAAGACCGAATATTGAACCCTTTGACCGTAGTCCTCGCATATCTTCGCAAGCCTTCGCAAACGCGTTGCTCCTTCTGGCACATCTGTACGGACATCGTAGCTGACCAAGACCATCATCTAAGCCCATCACCTCCACATATAAGGCGGGTACTCGTCAATGTCTCCCCTCAGGTAGCGCGCCATTAACATGGCCTGAACGTGCATAAGAAGACCTATTGGTACTTTCTCACCAAGATAAGGATGTTCTATTTCGTCCATTTTGCGCTTCTGGTAAGCACTGATTATGGTTTTCCGCGTCTCGTCCTTCATAACAACAGCACCGGCCTCAGACCGTTCGAAACCATCCGACTGTATTTGCTTGCGGTTCACACATGTTAACGCTAACCGATCAGCAATAAACGAACGAAACTCCTCCATTAGATCAAGGGCCAGGCTTGGCCGACCCGGTCTATCACGGTGCAAAAATCCAACAGCAGGATCTAGACCAACTGTCTCAAGCGCCGACCCGACATCATGCATGAGTAGGGTATACAGAAACGATAGCAACGCATTCATATTGTCTAGCGGTGGACGTCTATTCCGCCCTTTTAAGTAGAACGCTTCCTTTTGCGCAACAATGAGCCAATCAAACACTCCAAAGTAAAGTCGCGCTGCCTCGCCTTCGAATCCCCGAATCTGATCAACATCGGAACAAGTCAAGAGTTGCTCCAGGATTTGGTCATATCTGTTAATTACCCTTTCTATTGCTACTTGATCTATCCTGTCTCGATAGTCCCGCAAGCTTCTACTTAAGACTGCACGAGAATTAACAACTTTTGCGATTACTATATTCCTTGCCACATCAGCTGTTTTTATAGAATCATCCGCCCACCGGTACTGTGTCCTTCTCAACAACACATTGCCGCTTACCGGCCCGGTAACGCGCGCTATGAATCGGCCATGTTCGGTCAAGAACGATATGGCAACATTACGGTCCGCGCATAGACCCATTAGTGGCGGGCTACAAGCTACTCTACCGATACACACAATTCCCGATAATGTATGTATAGGTATTCTAAAGGACGGCTGATCCTTCATCTTCACTACAACCGTCTCGCGTTCCCGAGCTAGATAAGCTCCTTCCGTAGTCACGTATAGCGTGTTAAGCAAACGTTTCACGCTAATAACTCCCTCATTTCCCCGATTCCTTAGACAGTGTTTCCTCCACTGCAGATTTCATATATGATCTGACACTCCTTTTTTTGACTAGTAGTGGCATACAGGCATCCACCAATGAACAAGCTTTACATCGGTTGCTATACTCTGCGGGAGGAGTCTTACCTTTCGTTGATAGCATGTGTAGCTCATTGGCTAACCTTTTGGTCTCAGCCCGCAACGTCTTGCTAAACTCCACATCTAGACGATGTCGGGATTGACCATAAAACAAAGCACCTCTTTCTATAGATACAGATAAGAGCTCCTCCAAGCAAATGGCTTGCGCACAAAGCTGGACTAAGTCACAGTTGTCTTTCTTTGCCCGCCCACGTTTGTATTCGACTGGGAAGGGTCTCCATAGGCCACTTAGGTTATCAATTGCCACGGTGTTCATGTCCCCATTCGTTGGATCCGCCCCAACCCGATGAAACTCTACCACATCAGCCTGTCCTGTAAGCCCAAGTTTCATTGAGCGTAATCTAAGACCCCGTACAATCAGCAAATCACCACGGAGTTCTCTTTGCGATTGGTGGGTACGCTCATGCAGCAAACGCCCCTCTGCTGTAAGCACATTTTCCTCCCAAATACACTCTAGGTGGATCAAGGCACACTGTCTTGGACAGAACGCCATGTGTTGAATCGCAGACAAGGGTAGCAGATCGTCCTCACTGTATAGCCCGGGCTCATGTTCCTGAAGCAATGAATCAGCAATCAAGCAACAACAACCCCGTCTGTAGTTTCGTTCCAAAGGATATCTACAGTACCATTCGTATCGCCTGCAAAACCAACCTCCACCCCATTAGGCAGCTTACTCTTGTGAAAGACTACTTCGTAATCGGCAAAAGTGCGAGCCGGTTCATCCGAATTCTTGCGTACTTCAATTAGATCAAATAGGGTATGTGCAGGTGCGCAACCTAACTTGGCTTGCTGCGCTCGTTGCTGTAGATCACTGTCGGTTCCGACGTGTCGAAATACTATCAGCTGCTGAACAGACATTAGTCCTTTACTTGCTGAACGATCATGTTCGTACATTCTCACTAACGCTTCCCACAATATTGAGAGGTCCTCTTCGCTAAACCCCGTATCCTGAGCTAAATTTGCACTTATGAATCCCTTCCCGATGTATAATCCATAGGGTATTAGAGATTTCCTTCCCATCGTCCGCAACTTGGACTCTTGTTGTTCAGACTCCCACTCCGCATACGCCTCACTCGACGGAAGTATACTCTTCGGTTCAGCGACAGCAACGCGGGTAATAGATATGTCGAGAGGCAATACAGGATCCACAGAACGGGCAAAGGTCATCTGGACCGGTCCCCGAACCTGACCGGCATTAGGGCCTGTGCTCATAACCGCTCCAAATGTACGCACATCGTAAAATACATCGCACATCCATTTTCTGGCT is a window encoding:
- the cas2 gene encoding CRISPR-associated endonuclease Cas2 yields the protein MMVLVSYDVRTDVPEGATRLRRLAKICEDYGQRVQYSVFECVVDPAQWTMMRSKLEATIDPDYDSLRYYYLGRNWRNRVEHVGAKATYDPEGPLIV
- the cas1c gene encoding type I-C CRISPR-associated endonuclease Cas1c, encoding MKRLLNTLYVTTEGAYLARERETVVVKMKDQPSFRIPIHTLSGIVCIGRVACSPPLMGLCADRNVAISFLTEHGRFIARVTGPVSGNVLLRRTQYRWADDSIKTADVARNIVIAKVVNSRAVLSRSLRDYRDRIDQVAIERVINRYDQILEQLLTCSDVDQIRGFEGEAARLYFGVFDWLIVAQKEAFYLKGRNRRPPLDNMNALLSFLYTLLMHDVGSALETVGLDPAVGFLHRDRPGRPSLALDLMEEFRSFIADRLALTCVNRKQIQSDGFERSEAGAVVMKDETRKTIISAYQKRKMDEIEHPYLGEKVPIGLLMHVQAMLMARYLRGDIDEYPPYMWR
- the cas4 gene encoding CRISPR-associated protein Cas4 produces the protein MIADSLLQEHEPGLYSEDDLLPLSAIQHMAFCPRQCALIHLECIWEENVLTAEGRLLHERTHQSQRELRGDLLIVRGLRLRSMKLGLTGQADVVEFHRVGADPTNGDMNTVAIDNLSGLWRPFPVEYKRGRAKKDNCDLVQLCAQAICLEELLSVSIERGALFYGQSRHRLDVEFSKTLRAETKRLANELHMLSTKGKTPPAEYSNRCKACSLVDACMPLLVKKRSVRSYMKSAVEETLSKESGK
- the cas7c gene encoding type I-C CRISPR-associated protein Cas7/Csd2, with product MSKVITNRYEFLYLVDCENGNPNGDPDAGNAPRVDPEDMHGLISDVAVKRRVRNYVQAAYGNQAPNAIFVAHSTNLNRSIALAHEKANGGYTSKEAPKDRVEKARKWMCDVFYDVRTFGAVMSTGPNAGQVRGPVQMTFARSVDPVLPLDISITRVAVAEPKSILPSSEAYAEWESEQQESKLRTMGRKSLIPYGLYIGKGFISANLAQDTGFSEEDLSILWEALVRMYEHDRSASKGLMSVQQLIVFRHVGTDSDLQQRAQQAKLGCAPAHTLFDLIEVRKNSDEPARTFADYEVVFHKSKLPNGVEVGFAGDTNGTVDILWNETTDGVVVA